In Vibrio lentus, a single genomic region encodes these proteins:
- a CDS encoding tRNA1(Val) (adenine(37)-N6)-methyltransferase, translated as MKDKKTETKSFNFKKFSIYGGQSGMPVSTDGVLLGAWANLTNKEAILDIGTGTGLLALMAAQRFEDSSISAIDIDQHAIDAATVNIKQSPWQDRISLHHGSVLTTDFSQRFDAIICNPPYFNSGEQAQQSQRATARHTDSLDHLQLAERCFEVTTETATASFILPTPEGEGFIKLAQQCGWYLAKRLDVKTTDRKPALRVLFELSKDPACEQDLQRESLTIHHDGGYSEAFIALTKDFYLKM; from the coding sequence ATGAAAGACAAAAAAACAGAAACCAAAAGCTTCAATTTCAAAAAATTCTCTATTTACGGAGGACAAAGTGGCATGCCTGTTAGTACCGATGGCGTGTTACTTGGCGCGTGGGCAAACCTTACTAATAAAGAAGCCATACTCGACATTGGCACTGGAACTGGGCTATTAGCCTTAATGGCTGCACAACGTTTTGAAGACAGCTCTATCTCAGCGATCGATATTGATCAGCACGCCATTGATGCAGCAACAGTCAATATTAAGCAATCGCCATGGCAAGATCGCATCTCTCTTCATCATGGCAGTGTGCTAACCACGGACTTCTCGCAACGATTTGATGCAATAATTTGTAACCCTCCCTACTTCAACTCTGGAGAGCAGGCGCAGCAAAGCCAAAGAGCCACCGCCAGACATACCGACAGCTTGGATCATCTGCAACTTGCTGAGCGATGTTTCGAGGTAACAACTGAAACCGCCACTGCCAGTTTTATACTGCCGACGCCCGAAGGAGAAGGCTTCATCAAGCTTGCCCAACAATGTGGTTGGTACCTAGCAAAGCGCCTTGATGTGAAAACGACAGATAGAAAACCAGCACTTCGAGTCTTGTTTGAATTGTCTAAAGATCCTGCTTGCGAGCAAGATTTGCAGCGCGAATCGCTTACGATCCATCACGATGGCGGTTATAGCGAGGCATTTATTGCCCTTACTAAAGATTTTTATCTCAAGATGTAG